The genomic segment CAGGCACAGCCGTTTACGCTTGAAATATAAGAAGAATAGGTTTGACTCTTATTAACGCTTATATTTCTACGCGAAACGAGCTTGTGCTGCCGAAGGCAGGCACAGCCGTTTACGCTTGAAATATAAGAAGAATAAGTTTGACTCTTATTAACGCTTATATTTCTACGCGAAACGAGCTTGTGCTGCCGAAGGCAGGCACAGCCGTTTACGCTTGAAATATAAGAAGAATAAGTTTGACTCTTATTAACGCTTATATTTCTACGCGAAACGGGATTGTACTGCCAAAGGCAGGCACAGCCGTTTACGCTTGCCACCTCATTATCTGGTATAATAGGGCAATATGCAACAGGAGGGCGCTGGGGCCCGCGATTAGGAGGACAACGATGAAATCAAGATATATAGCAGGTATTTCGCTTGCCGTTATGGGGGCAGGCTTCATTACTACGAGATGGTGGCTGCCAGACAACACGTGGACGCATCTACTGGAAAGCGGCTTTGAAGCAGGGCTGGTCGGCGGAATTGCCGACTGGTTTGCGGTGACGGCACTGTTCCGCCATCCGATGGGCATTCCCATTCCGCATACGTCCTTGCTGCTCAAAAACCGGGCGAAAATCGTCAACTCGCTCATCAGCGCTATGGAAAATGAACTGCTGAATAAAGAAAGCATTACCCGCAAGCTGTCTGGCTTTCAACTGTTCGCAGGAGCAGCATCGGCGGCGACCCGGCTGATTGGCAAGCGCAAATTCAGGCTGGCAGCGGTTGATTTTGCCCAGTCGGCAGTAGAGCGCGTGCCTTTGGAGCGGGTTAGCGGCGTGCTGCATGGATTTTTGGCGGATTATGTGAAAAAGCAGGATTTTACGCCAATCGTTCGCAAGCTGGCGGATCGTTTCGTCCATGAGCGCTGGGATGAACGGGCGCTGGATTACGGCCTGGAGCATGTAGGCCACTGGATTCGCAAGCGTGAAACCGAGGAAATGCTCGGCAAGCTCGCCTTCAAAAAGCTGGAGGAGCTTAAGGTTGGCGGCTTCATGGGGTTTGCACTGCAAGCTTTCGTCGGCTTTATGAACGAGGAGAAGCTCGGCGGCTTGATCCAGAACATGCTGCTCTCAACGATGCAGGAGCTCTCCCATCCTGGAAGCCCGCATCGGCAAAAGCTGCTGCTTGAGGTGAGAGCCCAGGCGGAGAAGCTTGCCGATAACGAAGAGCTGATGCTCAAGCTGAAGCAGCTCATTGAACAGGGTGTGGACAGCGTAGAAACGGAACGCTTCATCCATTTGCGTCTGGAGGAGCTGAGACAGCTCGTGCTGGACAAGCTGGAGGAGCAGCATCGCAGCGGAGGGCGCGCCATTGTGCAGGGATACCGTTTTGCAACGGATTATTTGAACGGCAAGCAGGAAATGCTCGCCAATTGGGAAGAGGGCATTCGCGGTTATCTCGTTCGTCTTATTGAGAATAATCACTATCGCATTGGTGCGCTCGTTCGGGATAATCTCGACCGGATGGATGACAAGGCGCTCGTCTCCATGCTGGAGGAAAAAGTCGGCAACGATTTGCAGTGGATTCGCGTCAACGGCGCATTATGCGGTTTTGTCGTAGGCGTTATTTTGTCCTTCTTCTAACAGGGAAGTAGCCGTTTACATTTATAGGGGACAGCCTGAATTTTTTGTGATAAGATCAAACTACAAAATGACCCATGAATACAAGGTGAAACGGCTGTCTCCGTCCTTTGGCGGCGCGGCGTGTTTTAAGTCCAAGAAATATAGACAAGGGATTGGAACATCAGATCCTTTCCTATATTTTGAAAAAATGATTCAAATGGAACGAGGTGCCTTTGCGCACGTCAAAGGGTAACAGGGAATCGGGTGCAAATCCCGAGCGGTCCCGCCACTGTAATCGGGGAGTTTTCCTTCACCAGCAGGAGTCACTTGGCCTAAGCTTTAGGGCAGCCAGGGAAGACGAAGGAAAATAATGATCCGCTAGCCAGGAGACCTACCTCGTTCCAGCACCACATTGCCTTCGCGGAAAGGATAGGTGTACGAACGAAAGCGATTGCTACCAGTCTGTTTGCTGGCGCAACCGTCTATTTCTGCGTACACATGGCCGTTTTCCCAGCGAAGGGAAAGCGGTCATTTTTTGTTGTCTTCAGGCATGAACACATTGGGGAGGGTATTGAAACGAATGGTCAAGTTAAAAAGAAAGACAGCAGTTAGCACCGCTTTGCTGGTTATTGGGTTTACGCTTTTTTTACTGGTGAATGAGCCGCAATCCGCTTATGCGATGCACATTATGGAAGGATTTTTGCCTGTGGGGTGGGCGATTTTTTGGTGGGCGGCCTTTATTCCTTTTTTCATTCTGGGTGTACGCGCCATTCGGAAAATTACAAAGGAAGCACCAGAGCTTAAGCTGATGCTGGGCTTGGCGGCTGCCTTCACCTTCGTGCTGTCCGCGCTTAAGATTCCTTCCGTTACAGGCAGCAGCTCGCACCCGACGGGAACGGGGCTTGGCACGGTTATGTTCGGGCCGCTGCCCATGAGCGTATTAGGTTCTATGGTATTGCTGTTTCAAGCGGTGCTGCTTGCACATGGCGGGCTGACGACGCTTGGCGCGAATGCTTTTTCAATGGCGGTTGCAGGTCCCGCGGCGGGCTATGCCGTCTATCGGCTGCTGATGCGTTCAGGCAGCAAGCAAGGCGTGGCGATTTTTTCTGCTGCCGCTGTTGCTGATTTGGCCACTTATATCGTTACTTCGGTTCAGCTGGCTGTTGCTTTTCCGGCTGTTGAGGGCGGCATACTCGCATCCTTTATGAAATTTGGCGGTATTTTTGCGATTACCCAGGTTCCGCTTGCGATTAGCGAAGGCTTGCTGACGGTATTGATCTGGAACTGGCTGCAATCTTTTAATACAGACGAGCTGTCTATTTTGAAGCGGAGAATGAAAGGGGAGCGCGTATAATGAGCCGCAGCGCCAAAAATATTTGGATTTTAGCCATTGTTGTTTTGCTTGCCGTTGCGCCTTTACTATTCATTAACGCCGAATTTGGCGGCGCGGATGGCGCAGCGGAGGAAATGATCCAGACGATTGCGCCGCATTATGAGCCATGGGCGTCCCCGCTGGCTGAGTTGCCGGGAGAAACGGAAAGCATGCTGTTTGCGCTGCAAGCTGCGATTGGCGCCGGAGTAATCGGCTATGTAATTGGCCTTATTAAAGGGAAATCAGGGAAAACGAAGCAGCAATGATGAAATGGATTGATACGATTTCTTATTCCAATAAGCTGCGGGATTTATCCGCCCTTTGGAAATGCGGGCTTGCAGCCCTTCTGCTGCTGCTTGCCTATATCGCTCATCCGCTCGTACAGCTTGCCATTTTCGCATGGCTTGCGCTGTGGACGGTCGGCTATGCGAAAGTGCCTGCCAAGCTTTATGCGGCGCTGCTTTTCTCCTCTTGCCTGCTGTTCATTCTCAGCTTGCCCGCTCTGCTCATTGAATTTACTAATAGCAGCGGCAGTGCAGCAGGAAGCTTGGCGGCAGCGAAAGCAGGCTGGGTGCTCGTTTCATGGGAGCCGCTTAGCCTGTATGTGCCAGAGGCATCGTTAGGGCTGGCCGGACATATTTTTACACGTATTCTTGCTTGTCTGGCATGCATGTTTTTCATCACCTTGACGACCCCCTTCCCGGATCTGCTGCAAGTGCTGAAGCGGTTGAAAATGCCGCAAATTGTACTGGAGCTCATGATCATTATGTATCGCTTCATCTTTCTGCTGCTGGATACGGCGGGGGCTATGCTGCTCGCGCAGCGTGCACGGGGCGGTCAACACGGTTTTAAAGGCAAATTGCGAGATACGGCGGCGATTGCTGTGCGGCTCTTCGTCAAAACGATGCATCGATACAAGGGGCTGTCGAATGGGCTTATGGCAAGAGGATTTACGAATGAAATCCGCCTTGCGCCTGCTGTAAAGCGGAAGGTTCGCCTCCGGCATTGGGCGGAAGCGGGGCTCGGCTTAACGATTTTACTGGCAGCAGAGCTATGGCTTCGGTATGGAGGTGAATAAGCTGGCGGATAACGATCGGGCATCAACCATTATGGAAATGAACCAAGTGAGCTATGCTTATCCCGGAACGGACAAGTCTGCTTTAAACGGGCTAGAGCTGCGCATTCCTGCGAACAAAAAGGTAGCGCTGTGCGGGCATAATGGCTCGGGCAAGTCGACGCTTTTTTTGCAGCTTATTGGCATTAATCGTCCGCAATCCGGTTTCGTAAGCTGGCGCGGCGAGCCGCTCTCTTACAAGCCTAGAGAGCTCGCCAGCTTGAGACGGCGCGTCGGGCTTGTTTTTCAGGACCCGGAGCATCAGCTCATTCTGAATACCGCTTATGAGGATATTTCCTATGGGCTGCGCAATGCAGGGCTTCAAGAAGAGGAAATTGACAGACGTACGGCGCGCATCGTTCAGCAGCTGAACTTGCAGGAACTGGCGCATAAGCCGCTGCATCATCTCAGCCTTGGGCAAAAGAAGCGAGTTGCTCTTGCTGGCGTACTGGCGCTGGAGCCGGAGTTAGTGCTGCTTGATGAGCCGGCTGCTTATCTCGATCCGATATCGGAGCAGCGGCTGATGGCTGAGCTGGACCGCATTCATGCCAGCGGCATAACGCCGGTTATGGCGACGCATGACATGAATATGGCCTATGCTTGGGCGGATTGGATTTTCATCATGAATGAGGGCCGCTGTATATTGGAGGGCACGCCGGAATCGGTATTTCGCGAAGGCGAGCGCCTCAGAAGCCTTGGACTCACGCTGCCAATGGTGCTGGAGGCTTGGGAGGCACTGCCGCCTGAGCTGCGAGGAGAACAGCAGGCGCCGCGTACGCTTGCCCAGTTTAAAGCGGCTGTAAAATCTTTTATTGTTTAAATAAATAAATAAATAAATAAAGAACGACCAACTAAATAGCGAGGAATAGGGTGCTCTTGCGTAACGTCTTGAGCTTAAAAGGGAAGTCCGGTGCAATACCGGCGCGGTCCCGCCACTGTAACAGCGGAGTTTTGCGCAATAAAGCCACTGGCATGATGCCGGGAAGGCGAGCGCAGCGATGATGATGCTGGAGCCAGGAGACCTGCCTTATTCTATACACTGCAGTACCTACGGGAGATAGGGAGGTGTTAAAGATGGCAGCCATCGTTTGTTGAAACGAGGGGCGTCTTTACCCACATTTCTGTACAGGGTAGGACGTCCCTTTTTGCAGTTTCTGGCTGGCAGCAAATTGGATGTATAGGGAAAGGCCGCCGCGAAGAAATTCGCTCGCACTGCCATAAGTATATATCTGAGTTTGTTGATGAAATAACAAAGGATTATAACTTCCATCCACACGGATGAATAATGAAAAACAGGAGGCAACAACAATGAGTCAAGTAAAAAGCAGCAGTTTGGGATATCCGCGTATCGGTGAAAACAGAGAATGGAAAAAAGCGCTGGAGGCGTTCTGGAGCGGCAAGCTTGCGGAAGCGGCTTTCTTGAAGCAGCTGGAGACGATTCGTCTAAACCATCTCCAATTGCAAAAACAGGCTGGCATTGATCTCATTCCGGTAAATGATTTTTCGTATTATGACCATATCCTTGATACAGCTGCGATGTTTGGCGTCGTGCCAGAGCGCTTTGGCTATACAGGCGGTCCGGTATCGGTAACGACTTATTATGCAATGGCGAGAGGCAACAAAACCGCTTCTGCATCCGAGATGACAAAATGGTTCAATACGAACTATCACTACATTGTTCCTGAGCTGAAGGGCATTACGCCGGCGCTGACCGAGAACCGTCCGCTGATCGCTTACCGCGAGGCAAAGGAAAAGCTGGGCATCGAAGGCAAACCAGTCATTGTTGGACCTTATACATTCCTCAAGCTGTCTAAAGGCTATGCCGCTTCTGAGCTTGCTGCGGTTGCTGCCCAGTATGTGCCGCTGTATGCACAGGTGCTGCGCGAGCTGGAGCAAGAAGGCGTACAATGGGTGCAAATGGACGAGCCTTCGCTCGTAACGGACGTATCCGAAGCAGATCTGGCGATTGTGCAAAGCATTTATGCCCAGCTTCATGAAGCGGCACCTAAGCTCAATTTGCTGCTGCAAACGTATTTCGAATCCGTTCAGCATTATGCTGCAATCGCGGCTTTGCCTGTACAGGGCTTAGGTCTGGACTTCACAGCTGGCGCTGAAAAGAACCTGCAGCAGCTGGAGTCAATCGGCTTCCCGCAGGACAAAGTGCTGGGTGCAGGCGTTATTGACGGCCGCAACATTTGGCGGGCCGATCTTCAGGAGCGCAAAGCGCTGCTTGCCCGTATTGCAAAAGTCGTGCCAAACGACCGCCTGATTGTAAGCTCCTCTTGCAGCCTGCTGCATGTGCCTGTATCAGCGGCTCTTGAAACGGCACTGCCGGCAGAGCTTGCAGGCGCACTGGCCTATGCCAATGAGAAGCTGGAGGAAATTGCCGTTCTTGCAACTGCGCTGAATGAAGGAGAAGCAGCCGTAAAAGAGGCATTTGATCGCAATGCAGCAGCTTTGGCTGCACTTGCTGCATCGCCGTCCCGTGGCCGTGCAAGCGTCCATGCCGCTGTAGCGAGCATCGATGCACAGCCGTCGGAACGTAAAGCAGTATTTGCAGAGCGCCAAGTGAGCCAGAAGGAACGCTGGCAGCTGCCATTCTTGCCGACAACGACAATCGGCAGCTTCCCGCAAACGGCGGAAGTACGCCAAGCGAGACAGCAATGGCGTCGTGGTGATTTGGGCGAGGAGCAATACCGCGTATTCATTAAGGAGCAAATTCAGCATTGGATCAAGCTGCAGGAAGAGATCGGCCTTGACGTGCTCGTTCATGGAGAGTTTGAGCGTACGGATATGGTAGAGTTTTTCGGAGAGAAGCTGGAAGGCTTTGCTTTCACGAAAAATGGCTGGGTGCAATCCTATGGCTCGCGCTGCGTAAAACCGCCGGTCATTTACGGCGACGTGCAGTTCAGCAAGCCGATGACTGTTGAAGAAACCGTTTATGCGCAGTCGCTGACTTCTAAACCAGTGAAAGGCATGCTGACGGGCCCGATTACGATTTTGAACTGGTCGTTTGTCCGCAGCGACTTGACTCGTGAGCAGGTTGCTTACCAAATCGCGCTTGCCCTGGCAGAAGAAGTGAAGGCGCTGGAGGAAGCGGGCATTGAAATGATTCAAGTGGATGAGCCTGCCCTTCGTGAAGGCTTGCCGCTAAAACGTGAAGATTGGGAGCACTATTTGAACTGGGCAGTACTTTCGTTCCGCTTGTCCACTTCTGACGTTAAGGATACGACGCAAATTCACACGCATATGTGCTATTGCGAGTTCCATGACATCATTGACTCCATTCGCGCGCTGGATGCCGACGTTATTTCCATCGAAACGTCCCGCAGCCACGGCGAGCTGATTCACAGCTTCGAGGAGCACACGTATGAGCTGGGTATTGGCCTTGGCGTATACGACATTCACAGCCCTCGCGTGCCGGAGGTAGAGGAAATGACATCGATGATCAAGCGCGCCCTGAACGTGCTTGAGCCAGAATTGTTCTGGATTAACCCGGACTGCGGACTTAAGACACGTGGTGTAGACGAGACTGTGGCGTCGCTGCGCAACATGATCCAAGCGACTGAGCAAGTACGGGAACAGTTGGCTAAGTAATCGTAATAAGCAAGACGATTCGTATTGTTATTAAGAAGGTATCGTTATTATGATGGTATGGATATCAAAAAAACTCCGCTTGCGCTGATTGGCGCAAGCGGAGTTTTTGCTTTACTTGGAAGCGGGGAGGGTCAAAGCCGGGGAGCGGCGCGCCACAACAGGCAGGCAAAAGCATGCCATTAGGAGGGGATGTTTTTGCCTGTCTGCTCCAGCCGCCTGCTTAAATGGTCTCTGCCGCAGGATTCATCAGGCAATAGCCAATGCCCCATACCGTCTGAATCAAGGAGGCAGATTCGGGGTGGACGCGGTTCAGCTTCTCTCTGATCCGCTTCACATGCGTATCAATCGTCCGGTAATCGCCGAGCGATTGATAGCCCCAAATTCGCCGCATTAAATCTTCGCGGGAAATGGGCTGATTGATGTTGGCTGCCATAAATCTGAGCAGCTCGTATTCGCGGAACGTCAGCTTCACCTTGCTGTTTCCGGCAATGACTTGCCGCGAATCATAATCGAAGACGAGTCCTGGCAGCGTGAGATCGGGCGTCTGCTTGCGCTGCAAGGCGCGATAAGCAAACTCCGAGGTGCGGCGGATGATCGCCTTAATTCGGTACATCAGCTCGCGCGGGCTGAATGGCTTAACGACATAATCATCGGAGCCGGCTTGGAAGCCGTCGAGCCGGTCATCCTCTTCGCCACAGGCGGAAAGCATAATGACAGGCGTCGATTTTTTCTTCTTAAGCTCGCGGCAAAATTCAAGCCCGTCCATTCCCGGCAAATTACGATCGAGCAAAATCATCGAATAATTGTATTGCATCGCCTTGAACAAGCCGTTGATGCCGTCCGAAGCTTCTTCGACGATCCAGCCTTCTTTTTTCAAAAATAACTTGAGCAGCTTGCGAATATGCTCCTCATCATCAACAATCAAAATGCTATATGGTTGCTGAAATGCCATGGCTCAACACCTCATCTTTATCTTTTAATTCATTACTGATAACAATTATCATTATCATTACATGCGATCCCCATTGTTGTCAACAAAAAAACCGCTGTTTCTTGTCACAATACCCGAAGGATAGTCGCGAAAAAGACACAATTGCCTATGATAGCGGATACAGCGGAGCTGCTGCTCCCAGCTACTATCGGGCTGTCCTCTTTCGAGCTGGCGGGGAGCAGAGTATAATGGTGGAATGCAGGTTACGGATGAAGGAGAGAGACAGGTGGCCCCGTTATTAACATTGGACAACGTATCAAAATATAGAAAAAATCCCGAATGGCTTTTTGAAGGGATTACAGCGCAGGTGCAGGCCGGGGAGCGTATTGCGCTGCTGGGCACATCCGGTCAGGGCAAAAGCACGCTGCTGCGCATCGTATCGCTGCTAGGCGAGCTGGATGCGGGAGAGCTTAGGCTCCAAGGACGGACAAGCAGCGAGTGGAAGCCTGAGGAGTGGCGGCGCAGTGTGTGTTACGTGGCACAGACGCCGATAATGCTGCCGGGAACGGTCGAGTACAATTTACGCACGGTCAGTGAGCTGCAGGGGAAGACGTTTGATGAAGCGCTGGCGAGACGCTGTATGGAAGGCGTTGGCCTAGGGCATATCGAATGGAGCAAGGAGGCGGAAAGCTTGTCCGGCGGCGAGAAGCAGCGTACGGCGCTCGCGCGGGCCTTATTGCTCCGTTCGCCGCTGCTGCTGCTTGATGAGACGACGTCATCGCTTGATCCAAAAAGCAAGCGGCAGGTGGAGCAGTTTCTAAGCGAATGGTGCTCAGAGGAAGGCACGGCGTTCATCTGGATTACCCATGATCTGGAGCAGGCGCGGCAAGAAAGCGAGCGTATCTGGTTTATGGCGGAGGGCAGGCTGCTGGAGCAAAGCGCTACGGAAGCTTTTTTCACAAATCCCGGATCGGAGCAGGCACGCAGCTTTTTAGACAGCCAGCATGCGCCGGAGCAGGGGGATGACCAGCATGAATAATATTGCGCTCGCCTGCACGCTAGTATTCGTCGCCATAACGACATTTATCTCGATGAAGCAGAAGCTTGGCTTAGAGAAGGAAATCATTACTGGCACGATCCGCTCCGCTGTGCAGCTGCTGTTTATCGGTTTTTTGCTTCATTTTATTTTTGAAACGAATCATCCGATTTTTATTGTGCTCATTATTATTTCAATGGTTACGGTGGCGTCGTGGAATGCCGGCTCCCGCGCCATGCCGATTAAGGGGATTCGGCTGCGCATTGCGCTGGCATTGGCAGGCACGGAGGCGGTAACGCTCGCACTCCTGCTCTCGCTCCGCATTATTGAGGCTGAGCCACGGTATATTATTCCGGTCAGCGGGATGATTATCGGCAGCTCCATGATTGTATGCGGCCTCTATTTGAACCATATGAAACGCGAGCTTGAAGCGTCGCGGGGCGAGATTGAGACGCTGCTGGCGCTTGGAGCGACGACGAAGCAGGCGATTCGCCAAGCGGTGCGCCGGGCCGTGCGCTCCAGCCTCATACCGACGCTGGACGGCATGAAGACGGTCGGCCTCGTGCAGCTGCCAGGCATGATGACAGGAATGATCGTCGCCGGGGCCGATCCGATTGAAGCGGTCCGCTATCAAATTTTAATCGTCTTTGCGATGTCGGCTTCCTCGTCGCTGACGTCTATTGTGCTCAGCGTGCTGACGATGCGGCTGTGGTTCGCTAAAGATAACGGCAGGCTGCTGTAGCAGCTTGGAAGGCGTTCAATTAGAGGAGGGACGATGAAGTGGAAAGACGAGGCATTTTTCAGGGGCAATTGATGCAGGCCGAGCAGTATCCGCGAGTGGTAGCCTATTATTTTAAGGAGTGGAATGGCTTTGAAATGGCATACCATCAGCATAGCGCAGTGGAAATTATGTATGTTATATCGGGCGATTGCACGGTAGAGCTGCTCAATAAATCCATCCCGATGGAAAAAGGGCATTTCATCGTCATCGACTCAATGGTCGCTCACCGACTTCACGTCGCTCAGGGCACGGCATGCCGGATGCTTAATGTTGAATTTATTTTTAGCCATACCGGTGTGGGGCTCCCTTCCCTTAAGCGGCTGGCGGAGACTGACCGTGCGCTCGCGGATTTGTTCGCAGTGAAGCATGATTATTTGCTGCTTTACGATCCGAGCGATGTGTATCAAATGCTGAAGGCACTCGTGCTGGAGCTGGACGGCAAGCGGCGCGCGGAGCAGCTTCTCACAGCGCTTCAGCTGACGCAGCTGCTCGTGCAGATCGGCAGGCTGGCACAGGAAGCCTCCAGCCAGTCGCATGATGCGGCGGAGTTTTATGTGGGCGAGAGCATCGCCTATATTCAGCAAAATTATGACCGCGACATTCAGGTCAAGGATATTGCGGCGGCTGTAAGGCTGCACCCGGGGTATTTTCACCGCATATTTAAAGCGGGAACGGGCTGCTCGGTTATGGATTATGTGATGCGCTTTCGGATGGAGAAGGGGCGGATGCTGCTGGAGCAGACCGATATTCCGGTCAGCGATATTTGTCATTATGTCGGCGTAAACAGCAGCCAATATTTCAGTACCCTTTTCAAAAAATATACGAATGAGACGCCGCTCGCCTATCGCCGCGCTGTGCGCAAAGAAGTGGAGCGCTGAGATGGCGTCCTAATCTAGTCGGTCGTTCAACTTATATAGTTAGGATTTTATACAAGAAAGCAAAATAGAAGTTACAATTGTGCAAACGCCTCCACGCTGCTGGTGCTACAATTAGCGTATTGTTCACCACTATATTGCAAGCCATTGGAGGCGTTAATCAATGTCATTTAAAGTTGCGTTTATTGGAGCAGGAAGTATTGGTTTTACTAGGGGATTGCTGCGTGATTTGCTGACCGTCCCAGAATTCAACAACATCAAAGTTGCGTTTCAGGATATTAATCCGCAAAATCTCGATATGGTTACCCAGCTTTGCCAACGGGATATTCATGAAAATGGCCTTGCGATTGAAATCGAGCCTACGACCGATCGCCGGGAAGCATTGAAGGATGCACGTTACATTTTTGTAACGATTCGTGTCGGTGGCCTGGAAGCTTTTCAGACCGATGTCGACATCCCGCTCAAATATGGCATTGACCAATGCGTGGGCGATACGATTTGTGCAGGCGGCATCATGTATGGACAGCGGGGCATCGCCGAAATGATGAATATTTGCAAAGATATTCGCGAGGTAGCGGAGCCGAACTGCCTGCTGATGAACTATGCTAACCCAATGGCGATGCTTACATGGGCATGCAATAAATATGGCGGAGTGCGGACGATTGGCTTATGCCACGGTGTTCAGGGCGGACATGCGCAAATTGCCGAAGTATTTGGCCTTCCGCGTGAAGAAGTAGACATTATTTGTGCAGGAATCAACCATCAGACGTGGTATGTGCAAATTAAACATAATGGCGAGGATATGACGGGCAAGCTGTTGGAGGCATTTGAACAGCATCCGGAATTCAGCAAAACCGAGAAAGTCCGCATTGATATGATGCGCCGCTTCGGCTATTACAGCACCGAATCCAACGGCCACTTGAGCGAATATGTGCCTTGGTACCGCAAGCGTCCGGAGGAAATTCGCGACTGGATTGACCTTGGAACGTGGATCAACGGAGAAACGGGCGGCTACTTGCGCGTATGTACGGAAGGCCGCAATTGGTTCGAGACGGACTTCCCGAATTGGATGAAGGAAGAACCGAAAGTGTATGCCAAGGAGCATCGCGGCCAAGAGCATGGCTCGTACATTATCGAGGGGCTGGAGACGGGACGGGTGTACCGCGGCCATTTCAACGTCGTCAACAATGGCGTAATTTCCAATTTGCCGGATGATGCGATTATCGAAGCGCCGGGCTACGCGGATCGCAACGGCATCAGCATGCCGCATGTAGGCGATTTGCCGCTGGGCTGCGCGGCTGTGTGCAATGTCAGCATTTCCGTTCAGCGTCTGGCTGTTGAAGCAGCGATCCAAGGCGATGACAAGCTGCTGCGCCAAGCGATGATGATGGACCCGCTGGTTGGAGCGGTATGCAATCCGAATGAGATTTGGCAAATGGTCGATGAAATGCTCGTTGCCCAGGAGCAATGGCTTCCACAATACGGTGAGGCGATTGCTGCCGCGAAAAAACGTCTGGAAAACGGCCTTGCCATCCCAGTGCGAAGCTATGAAGGCGCGGCTCGTCTAAAAACGAAATCGGTTGAAGAAATGCAAAGCAATCGCGAGGAAGCTAGCCGCAATGCGGGCGAGTCCGATAAGGCGATCGATCGCCCAGCTGCCGCTGTCGAATAGTAAAATATTCCTATATTTTAGCTTGTGTACAGGGAGGAGTGGATTTGTTATGATAAACAATAAATTGTTTGGTTTACAAAATACGAGTTGACTACAGCTGTTTGGACTTGGAGTGATAGGCCGTGGGGAAGCAAAAAAAGATTACGATGCAGGAAATAGCGGATCGGGTAGGCGTATCTAAATATGCGGTATCCAAAGCTTTATCGGGAAAATCGGGCATTAGCGCCGTTACGCGCAGCAAAATATTTGAAATGGCCTCGCAGCTTGGCTACATGAATCAGAAAAGCGCCAAAAAAACGGTAAGCAGCAAGCAGGCGGATGAGGAAGAGCATCAAATCGTCGGCATTCTCATACCGAATATTCGCAGCCAAAATCAGGAATCGGGCTATTGGGGGAAGGTGCTTGACGGCATTTCCAAAAGCTTGGAGGCGAAGGGGCTTGGCTCCGTCCTCATTTCCGATGATTCGCCGCGAAATTTCAACCTCGTCATGAAGCCTGAAGGCTTAATGGGCATTATTGGTGTTGGATTGATCGCTACGCCGATGCTGGTTGAGCTGCGAAACAAGGCGATTCCGTTTATTTTAGTTGACCATGAGGACGAGCTGCTGGAATGCGACAGCATCTTTATGAACAACTATGATATTATTCGCAAGCTGGTCAAGTTTTTGCTTGGCAAAGGCCATACCCGAATTCAATTTATCGGGGAGCTCGGCTATTCCCGCAGCTTTATTGACCGCTGGAGCGGCTTCCGCTCGGTT from the Paenibacillus sp. BIHB 4019 genome contains:
- a CDS encoding DUF445 domain-containing protein, whose translation is MKSRYIAGISLAVMGAGFITTRWWLPDNTWTHLLESGFEAGLVGGIADWFAVTALFRHPMGIPIPHTSLLLKNRAKIVNSLISAMENELLNKESITRKLSGFQLFAGAASAATRLIGKRKFRLAAVDFAQSAVERVPLERVSGVLHGFLADYVKKQDFTPIVRKLADRFVHERWDERALDYGLEHVGHWIRKRETEEMLGKLAFKKLEELKVGGFMGFALQAFVGFMNEEKLGGLIQNMLLSTMQELSHPGSPHRQKLLLEVRAQAEKLADNEELMLKLKQLIEQGVDSVETERFIHLRLEELRQLVLDKLEEQHRSGGRAIVQGYRFATDYLNGKQEMLANWEEGIRGYLVRLIENNHYRIGALVRDNLDRMDDKALVSMLEEKVGNDLQWIRVNGALCGFVVGVILSFF
- a CDS encoding energy-coupling factor ABC transporter permease — encoded protein: MVKLKRKTAVSTALLVIGFTLFLLVNEPQSAYAMHIMEGFLPVGWAIFWWAAFIPFFILGVRAIRKITKEAPELKLMLGLAAAFTFVLSALKIPSVTGSSSHPTGTGLGTVMFGPLPMSVLGSMVLLFQAVLLAHGGLTTLGANAFSMAVAGPAAGYAVYRLLMRSGSKQGVAIFSAAAVADLATYIVTSVQLAVAFPAVEGGILASFMKFGGIFAITQVPLAISEGLLTVLIWNWLQSFNTDELSILKRRMKGERV
- a CDS encoding energy-coupling factor ABC transporter substrate-binding protein produces the protein MSRSAKNIWILAIVVLLAVAPLLFINAEFGGADGAAEEMIQTIAPHYEPWASPLAELPGETESMLFALQAAIGAGVIGYVIGLIKGKSGKTKQQ
- the cbiQ gene encoding cobalt ECF transporter T component CbiQ, giving the protein MMKWIDTISYSNKLRDLSALWKCGLAALLLLLAYIAHPLVQLAIFAWLALWTVGYAKVPAKLYAALLFSSCLLFILSLPALLIEFTNSSGSAAGSLAAAKAGWVLVSWEPLSLYVPEASLGLAGHIFTRILACLACMFFITLTTPFPDLLQVLKRLKMPQIVLELMIIMYRFIFLLLDTAGAMLLAQRARGGQHGFKGKLRDTAAIAVRLFVKTMHRYKGLSNGLMARGFTNEIRLAPAVKRKVRLRHWAEAGLGLTILLAAELWLRYGGE
- a CDS encoding ABC transporter ATP-binding protein, yielding MEVNKLADNDRASTIMEMNQVSYAYPGTDKSALNGLELRIPANKKVALCGHNGSGKSTLFLQLIGINRPQSGFVSWRGEPLSYKPRELASLRRRVGLVFQDPEHQLILNTAYEDISYGLRNAGLQEEEIDRRTARIVQQLNLQELAHKPLHHLSLGQKKRVALAGVLALEPELVLLDEPAAYLDPISEQRLMAELDRIHASGITPVMATHDMNMAYAWADWIFIMNEGRCILEGTPESVFREGERLRSLGLTLPMVLEAWEALPPELRGEQQAPRTLAQFKAAVKSFIV